The sequence below is a genomic window from Glycine max cultivar Williams 82 chromosome 20, Glycine_max_v4.0, whole genome shotgun sequence.
AAGAGAGATGAAACTGTAATTTGTGCATTCTCGCCACGTTTACATAATGGATTTTGGCATACAATTTTCCAACGCTAGAAACGTGTAAGAAAAGCCCTATCTAAATAGAGAGGTGCAGAGGTGAATTGGAAACTCTATAAATATGTGCTCCACCGTATTGGTTATCACCACAGCAGAAACAATCATCCAGTTTTAGATCTCTAATCTTTAGAACACAACCCAAAGGAAAAATCTTGCCGTTATTTTCCAATGGATCACTCCTCTATTCATTTGTTGTCCCACCTTCACCTTCAGGCCTTGTGGACTTCTTTGATTATTATTGTAGTTTTTTGCATAACCTTTCTCAAAGGCTTTGGTCCTCACTTGTTTAAAAGAACCAAGAAACAAAAACTACCCTTACCCCCCGGTCCCAAACCATGGCCTATAATCGGTAACCTTCCTGAAATGGTTGCAAATAGGCCTACGTTCCGGTGGatacaaaaattaatgaatgaaaTGAACACCGAAATTGCATGTATCCAACTAGGAAATGTCCATGTTATTCCCGTGACTTGTCCCACCATTGCTTGTGAATTCTTGAGAAAACAAGATGCTAATTTTGCTTCTAGACCCACAAGCATGACCACTACTCTTATTAGTCGCGGATATCTCACCACAACCCTTGTACCCTTTGGGGAACAATGGAAGAAAATGAGGAGAATTGTTGGTAACGATTTGTTGTCCACCACCTCCCACCAACGACTTGAATATAAGAGGGTTGAGGAAGCCAACAACCTTGTATTTCACAtctacaacaattgcaaaaaCAATATTGCGAATGGTAATAATAATGTTGGCCTTGTGAACGTGAGAGATGTCGCACAACACTATTGTTGCAATGTGATGAAGAAATTGAACTTTAGTAGGAGGTACTTTGGGGAGGGTAAGAAGGATGGAGGGCCTGGTAGTGAGGAAGTGGAACATCTTGATGCCATTTTCACAATGCTTAAATACATTTATGACTTTAGAGTTTCTGACTATGTCCCTTGCTTGAGGGGACTTGACTTAGATGGTCATGAGGGCAAGGTGAAGAAGGCCATAGAAACTGTGGGCAAGTATCATGATCCCATCATTGAGCAGCGAATCAAAGAATGGGATGAAGGGTCCAAAATTCATGGAGAGGATTTCCTTGATATCCTTATCTCACTCAAAGATGCCAACAATAACCCGATGTTGACTACACAGGAAATCAAGGCACAAATCATAGTacgtataataataatatgttatCCACTTCTTTTATTTCTCCTTCACATGCATTTAAGCTTGCACATGCTATTCAATTAAAGAAAGGAATAGTACAAACACACTAACTTAGTATTAGCTCTGCAGGTCATAGGTACATATACATgcaagaaataattaattatataattcatcatcaagattaataaaagtaattaaattatttaatttattataaattttaatttaatttcaagactatctataacatcaattattttataataattattttttaaaagatagttTTCAAGAAATGAGTGTATTGCTAGCTAACTAAATGCACCTATTTTCAATGAGAAAATGAATATAATCATCAATGAAccatacaattaattaaaaatgaaaaaaatttaacaatgaaatagtcttatatttttttataattaattag
It includes:
- the LOC100786887 gene encoding isoleucine N-monooxygenase 1, giving the protein MDHSSIHLLSHLHLQALWTSLIIIVVFCITFLKGFGPHLFKRTKKQKLPLPPGPKPWPIIGNLPEMVANRPTFRWIQKLMNEMNTEIACIQLGNVHVIPVTCPTIACEFLRKQDANFASRPTSMTTTLISRGYLTTTLVPFGEQWKKMRRIVGNDLLSTTSHQRLEYKRVEEANNLVFHIYNNCKNNIANGNNNVGLVNVRDVAQHYCCNVMKKLNFSRRYFGEGKKDGGPGSEEVEHLDAIFTMLKYIYDFRVSDYVPCLRGLDLDGHEGKVKKAIETVGKYHDPIIEQRIKEWDEGSKIHGEDFLDILISLKDANNNPMLTTQEIKAQIIELMMAGVDNPSNAVEWGLAEMINQPKLLQRATEELDKVVGKERLVQESDISKLNYIKACAREAFRLHPIVPFNVPHVSIKDTIVGNYLIPKGSHILLSRQEIGRNQKVWGNEAHKFKPERHLIMNKSEVVVLTEPDLKFISFSTGRRGCPAIMLGTTMTVMLFARLLQAFTWTAPPNVSRINLAENNHDILLGHPLVALAKPRLTPELYAMHDK